The genomic DNA AATAAGGTGGATAAATCATTACTATGATTTTCTAGCACTGTTTTTTCAATAAAATCTTCATCTACCTCATTTATATTAATATCAAACTCTAGAAAAAATCTTGAAGGTACTGAATCCCCATCGTCATCATAAGTTAGATGAACATACCTATCTAATGCTTCTTGATTTTTAATGTTGCCAAACCATATCGATACCGTACCATGTTTGTCCATTACCATCACCTCGATGAAAAAAAATTAACTATATTTTTAATACATAAATAGCTGTATTTAAAGAATGGCATTTATTATCACAGAAAAAACTTTTAAAAGTAAAAATGCAGAATACTGTACCTTTAGTTGTGAACCAAATCCCTATAAAATAAATATAATATTTGATATCATTCGCGTTGCATTAATGAATATTGAAGGTTATGAGGATTCCTAATAGTTAGTAATTAATTTTCAAGCAATAAAATATCCTTTACAATGGAAGTACAGGTGATTCCCTGTCCAAATCCAATATAAAGGATAACCGATATGGACAAGAATACACTAAAATCATCATTTGGTAAATGGATAACACCTATAAACTCAAAAATACTTTTTGAACAAGTAGAAGAAAGTAAGCAAGATCATTATACGAAAAAACTGACAACTGTAGCCTACATAAAGCTTATGTTGCTTGCTCAATTACAAGGATTCGAGAGTCTGGAAGAAATGAGTGACGCACTGATTCATGATCAACTTCAAAAAGCCTTAGGTTTTGAATCAATCAGTAAATCTCAATTATCAAGAAAAAACAATGAAGTCAATCCAGCTATTCTTTCCCGATTATTTTTGGAGCTTGTGCACCAAAAATAAAAGAAATTCACTTTAAAAACGGAAAGCATATGCCATTAAAAAATCATCGACTCCAGTACACTTCCATTAAACCTGACGAATTATAAGTGGGCAAAATTCCGCAAAACAAAAGCTGGTGTCAAGCTGCATTTGCGACTTGTGTTCATGAATAATGATACTGTATACCCTGAAAAAGCAGTAATTACAACAGCCAAAGAACATGACAGAAATCAATTGGAAATTCTCGTTGATGATAAGGAAGCCATGTATGTGTTTGACCGCGGATATGTTGATTACGAACGGTTCGATCGAATGATGGATGATGGCTACTTCTTTGTATCAAGATTAAAGAAAAACGCCGTCATTCGTGAGGTAGAATCCTTTTCGGTTCCTGACAAGTCTACTGTTCTATCAGATAGAATGGTTTACATTGGCTCTACTCAAAATCGTACAGAGAATGTCTTCCGCCTCCTTAAAGTTGAGGACACAAAAGGAAACATTCTTAGGTTAATAACGAATCGTTTCGATTTAGAACCTGACGAAGTCAGCGAAATTTATCGTCAACGTTGGGCGATTGAACTGTTTTTTAAATGGCTAAAACAGCATGTAAAGATCAAACACTTTTATGGTATGGGTGAAACAGCGATTCAGAATCAAATTTATCTTGCACTCATTGCCTACTGTCTAAATGTTCTAATCCAACTGGAGATGAAAAGCAAAAAAGCCCTACTCCGGATTAGTCGTTGGTTAAAGGCAGCACTTTGGAAGCCTGCTTACATTTGGATTCGCAAATTCGACAATAGAGCAAGTCCGTAAACACATACACAGTTGCTGTCACCTAAGTATTAAATGTATATTTTTACTAAATGGACAGAGCACCTTTGTTTAGCCCTTGTTCTTTTAGCAAAAAATAACACTGGTCTATTTACAGAATATTCCGTCCTTATTTATGCAACGCTAATGATTTGATATATTAAAAAAATGGGATCTTTCTAAAATAGATCCCTTTTTTTGTTTTAACCAAAATAGCGATAATATAGTGATTTAGCACGAATGACATCATTTGTTCCATGAACAAGTACACGACCATCCTGAAACATGACGAATCGATACGGCTTGATTGTAAATGATAAAAGAAACCGGTTTTGCTCTACTTTTCCCATATTTTCAAGCTGAGAAGCTATTTTTTGCAAATCACGCTTTTCTGTGGATGCTGGACGAATTTGAACGGTATTTCTCCCACAAAGCACTGCCGTCTTGGTTTGATTTTCATAGTTTAAAAACGGGAAGGTTGGTGTTTGTCCGCAAGATAAGCAATTTCTATCTTTTAATGTTTTAACATCGATAGAAGATTGTTGATTCGTCCAAATATTAAAGGAAATCAATTTATTTCTTAATGCTTCCCAGTTGTCAGTTAATATTTTTAAAGCTTCAACCGTTTGATGTGCAGTAATGAGCTGTACAATTGGGCTAATGATCCCACCAGTATCACAGGTTAATCCACTGATCGGCAGCTGTTTCATTAAGCAATGCAAGCATGGGGATTTGTTTGGAATAATTGTATAGCTAATGCCATAACTGCCAACAACCGCACCGTAAATCCAAGGAATATTATATTTTTGTGATGCATCATTAATCATCATTCGAATATCAAAATTGTCTGTTGCATCCATAATTAGATCGATACCTTTTACTAGTTGGATCATTTCAATAGGTGTAACATCGACTATCTTTGCTTTAATTTTTGCTTTACTATTAATAGCTTCTAATCTTTCTTTTGCTGCGATTACTTTAGGGATGCGTTTTTTTGCATCCGCTTCTGTATAGAGTTGCTGCCGTTGCAAATTACTCCACTCAACATAATCGCGATCAACGATCGTTATGTTTTCAACACCTGAACGAGTGAGAATTTCTGCAATACTTGTACCGAGTGCACCTGCGCCAATAATTAATACGTGCTTATGCTTTAATTTTATTTGTCCTTCTTTCCCAATAGGAGAAAATAATATTTGCCTAGAATAACGGTCATCCATTAGATGCTAATTCCTTCTTGCGGACTGCTTGCGGTTGCATAGCGTTTTTTAGGAATCCGACCTGCTTCATAACTAAGACGACCTGCTTGGATTGCAAGCTTCATAGCCATTGCCATTTTAACTGGATGATCTGCACCCGAAACGGCTGTATTTAATAAAACGCCGTCAGCACCAAGCTCCATTGCGAAAGCTGCATCTTTCGCAGAACCAATCCCTGCATCTACAATGACAGGCACATTGGATTGTTCGATAATGAAGCTTAAGTTAAGCGGATTTATAATCCCTTGTCCTGAGCCAATTGGTGATGCCCCTGGCATAATCGCATGCGCCCCTAATTCTTCTAGTCTTTTTGCTAAAACTACATCATCGGATGTATATGGAAGAACGATAAACCCTTCCTTTAATAATTCTTCTGTTGCTTTCAACGTTTCCACTGGATCAGGCAGCAATGTTTTGTCACAACCGATTATTTCTACTTTGACCATATCGCATAGTCCAGAAGCTTTTGCTAGCTTAGTTGTTCGTACAGCTTCCTTGGCTGTTTTTGCTCCTGCAGTGTTTGGCAATAAATGATAGTTGCCAATATCGATTTTTT from Bacillus aquiflavi includes the following:
- a CDS encoding immunity 22 family protein gives rise to the protein MDKHGTVSIWFGNIKNQEALDRYVHLTYDDDGDSVPSRFFLEFDININEVDEDFIEKTVLENHSNDLSTLLEGCSYEEIIIPEMRKILRIKHHYNSSIMIYNFEYEETVKTVGSFDYITSTSYLK
- a CDS encoding MoeB/ThiF family adenylyltransferase; this translates as MDDRYSRQILFSPIGKEGQIKLKHKHVLIIGAGALGTSIAEILTRSGVENITIVDRDYVEWSNLQRQQLYTEADAKKRIPKVIAAKERLEAINSKAKIKAKIVDVTPIEMIQLVKGIDLIMDATDNFDIRMMINDASQKYNIPWIYGAVVGSYGISYTIIPNKSPCLHCLMKQLPISGLTCDTGGIISPIVQLITAHQTVEALKILTDNWEALRNKLISFNIWTNQQSSIDVKTLKDRNCLSCGQTPTFPFLNYENQTKTAVLCGRNTVQIRPASTEKRDLQKIASQLENMGKVEQNRFLLSFTIKPYRFVMFQDGRVLVHGTNDVIRAKSLYYRYFG
- a CDS encoding thiazole synthase; the protein is MLMIGEKSFHSRLLLGTGKYSDFDIQKEAVEVSETEILTFSVRRMNIFEPTQPNFLEKIDIGNYHLLPNTAGAKTAKEAVRTTKLAKASGLCDMVKVEIIGCDKTLLPDPVETLKATEELLKEGFIVLPYTSDDVVLAKRLEELGAHAIMPGASPIGSGQGIINPLNLSFIIEQSNVPVIVDAGIGSAKDAAFAMELGADGVLLNTAVSGADHPVKMAMAMKLAIQAGRLSYEAGRIPKKRYATASSPQEGISI